TAGTCAGTGTTATAGTACCATTTTTGAGAATTCAAAGTAAATTATTTTTCAGATGTCTGTGGGAACTGTAACCATGTGATTGCAACTCATGGACACCGCTTTTGGGTGGAGGATGACTATCAGTATTATGAGATGAGCTGCATGCTGTGTGGTGAGGCAGAGGACACTCGATCTTGCTACCCTGATGACCCACGCATGGAAGTATCCTTATTTTAGAAGAATGTCATTTGGTGTTTTGAAATCTTGACCTTCCTTGCAAGCATGGAGACTATAACTTGAAAGTCTTGATCTTGAGATTGTAAGATGAGGTTCTTGTGCAGCTGATGTGATCCTGTCCAGCCAGTAGCAGGTATATATCTTAACATGTTTAGTATTCCACATAATAGTATGAGTAGTCATTTTGCCATACTTATCCTTTGGGATGGAGGAGGACTGCCATTATGGTGAAATTGAAAATTTGGTGTGGTGAGCTATAAAATTTTGCTCATTATAATCCACCCCATACATCTGGTTTTGAGAATGATTTTTAATGTCTTATGTTTTTATTTTGTAGATATCTAAGTGTGGTAAACTCACTTTAATATGTTAGGAGTTgtacatgagtatgtatatgtacaattGTGTATGTATTGAAAAATTTTATTTGAAAGTTCAAAATTTGTTGTAATGACATTTTTCCATAGAAGAACTGATGCATCCCCCAGATGTGATGAGGATATTCGTATTATGAGTTTATCAAATTTTCATCAAGAAATAGATAAAGTGTGGGAGATTTTGTTTTGAACTTAGGTTATATATAGTCAACtagaatgggatatattttaAACTTTATATTCAGTCACGTTGCTGAAAGAATGGTTCTTCACTAATCATTTACATTGCTGACAATCTACAGGATTTTTGATACAGAGGCAAGCACTTGATATAGTAAGTGTATGTTGAATCAGTCTTAGGTATTTATTCCATTTAATCATGTTTGATGTAGTTGTATTCTTGATTGTTTAATCCGCTCAATAAAACCAATATGGTTGGAGTGAGAAAGGTACGGagtgttttgcttttttttgtatTGTGTATAATAATTTTGGTGGTGCGGCATGTTGGACATCACTTTTCAGTGAAAGAAgtagtgaaggaaaaaaatgtgGTTATCAGGAATCCATTAGAGGATTTGGTTGTCATTATTAGAGAGTTTGAGAGTTTTGATAATGATATCAGGGAAAGTGTTGAATCTGTATTAAGTGCTTGTAGTGCTATGTGCAGGGTCATGGTGGTAAGTGATGAAGCTGTGTATCCACCTTTGCATTTACCACGACAAGTAGTATCACTGGTTCTTACTCCAGGGTTACTGCGACATCGTCCCAACCTTAGAGGTTTCTTAACAGGTGCaaaatatgttttacttttgCCAGATGGTGCTCGTTGCTCCTCATCCACACAGTTAGTAGATTTGATAAATTTATTAGATACAGGAGATTCACAGGTAGtggctgttggtgttggtggttcacCATTGACATGCCACCGCTATTCTCTTGATATTCAGGCATGGACTCTGACAATAGCTCCTGCTCCTCAGAGTGAAGCATGTGATGCAGTTAGTGGACGTGCAGCGTTGCTGATGAAAACTGGTAGCCTTTTACAATTAACTTATCCACTTGCTCGCCCCATACCTCTTAGTATTGGTATCCAAGGTGCTGCACGGACTTGGAAAGTACATGTTAGTCGGGGTGGTCTACTTGGAGAGGGGCGACAGCTTTATGCTAATGATCACTTGCAGTGGAAACGTGATACTGTTGAGGAGGAACGAAAACGTTCTCTTTATAATGCATTGGGTGTTAAAAAAGTAGTAAGTACAAGTGGTAATGTACTTTGGTATGGTTGCACTCGTACAACTCCTCGCTGT
This region of Panulirus ornatus isolate Po-2019 chromosome 38, ASM3632096v1, whole genome shotgun sequence genomic DNA includes:
- the LOC139760864 gene encoding ribitol 5-phosphate transferase FKRP translates to MVGVRKVRSVLLFFVLCIIILVVRHVGHHFSVKEVVKEKNVVIRNPLEDLVVIIREFESFDNDIRESVESVLSACSAMCRVMVVSDEAVYPPLHLPRQVVSLVLTPGLLRHRPNLRGFLTGAKYVLLLPDGARCSSSTQLVDLINLLDTGDSQVVAVGVGGSPLTCHRYSLDIQAWTLTIAPAPQSEACDAVSGRAALLMKTGSLLQLTYPLARPIPLSIGIQGAARTWKVHVSRGGLLGEGRQLYANDHLQWKRDTVEEERKRSLYNALGVKKVVSTSGNVLWYGCTRTTPRCFPTVVDDTPDYLYMGRWTPPCCLEGLRATARHVFQVLKSCRARWWLEGGSLLGAVRNGDIIPWDYDVDVGIYSQDVDRCPQLKAARWQTLEDAEGFVWQRASEGGFFRVHYSTANHLHVDVFPFTPRGGTMTRGGAWTTGHRQDIDFPEHFLRPFASVNFAGVLASAPNNVRDFLELKFGTGAIETPQYPNPDVRLPYNMSALTFS